The following coding sequences lie in one Alloacidobacterium dinghuense genomic window:
- a CDS encoding YihY/virulence factor BrkB family protein, whose amino-acid sequence MARSLKYPSLASHHDIHGAPHMIATEKLRGEVERTCRSTGSFILLVYRELIRTRVFTAGAGLAFYFTFSLVPLLIVFASLLWYLPVTTMVSQLLAVLAALIPQESMQLVQTMILSVLGPGHAKVLSFGIFGYLWAATGGFSGLIEALDIAYDVTNCRSWWRERLQALLLTFTVGGLALLSLLALVVGPEFGHFLRIFFSVPETYAHIWPVLRWIFTIVTFVAGVELVYWLGPHARHSFWSTLPGAAVAVAMWFLGSFGLSFYLGHLSNYNKTYGSLGAVAGFMLWLYISSLAVLIGAEFNAELVKRRRARQS is encoded by the coding sequence ATGGCAAGGTCTCTGAAATATCCATCTCTGGCAAGTCACCATGACATCCACGGGGCTCCGCACATGATCGCCACGGAAAAACTGCGAGGTGAAGTCGAACGCACCTGTCGGTCGACAGGCAGCTTCATTCTTCTCGTCTATCGTGAACTGATTCGCACGCGTGTCTTTACCGCAGGTGCCGGGCTTGCCTTCTACTTCACTTTTTCGCTGGTGCCGCTGCTCATCGTTTTTGCGTCCCTCCTCTGGTATCTGCCCGTCACGACCATGGTGAGCCAGTTGCTTGCGGTCCTCGCAGCTTTGATCCCGCAGGAATCGATGCAGCTCGTGCAGACGATGATCCTAAGTGTGCTTGGGCCGGGCCACGCCAAGGTGCTTTCCTTTGGAATCTTCGGTTATCTGTGGGCTGCGACTGGAGGATTTTCTGGGCTCATCGAGGCTCTTGATATCGCCTATGACGTAACGAACTGCCGCTCCTGGTGGCGCGAGCGCCTGCAGGCGCTGCTGCTGACATTTACCGTCGGCGGCCTTGCATTGCTTTCGCTACTCGCACTTGTCGTCGGCCCTGAGTTCGGCCACTTCCTGAGAATATTTTTCTCCGTGCCTGAAACCTATGCTCACATATGGCCGGTGCTGCGATGGATCTTTACCATCGTTACCTTCGTCGCCGGAGTTGAGCTCGTCTATTGGCTGGGTCCACATGCGCGCCACAGCTTCTGGTCCACGCTCCCTGGGGCTGCTGTTGCCGTGGCAATGTGGTTTCTTGGTTCGTTCGGCCTCAGCTTTTACCTGGGCCATCTATCGAACTACAACAAGACATATGGCTCGCTCGGGGCGGTCGCCGGATTCATGCTGTGGCTCTATATCAGCTCCTTGGCCGTGCTTATCGGAGCCGAATTCAATGCTGAGCTAGTAAAGAGAAGAAGAGCAAGACAATCGTAG
- a CDS encoding DUF1223 domain-containing protein: protein MNVRAFSLLAFAGLTFAVFAQSTPSSSDSKPAVVAELFTSEGCSSCPPADALLVQMDGKTYAGAPIIVLSEHVDYWNHDGWRDPFSSEQWTQRQNDYNLRFRLDSVYTPQMVIDGSQQVNGSNGGQIGHAIETAAAQPGKLQITIADASWNNDVLHATVSVSDPSPQAAKGTTLYAVLADDQDTSNVAKGENSGRTLTHVSVVRVLQKVSSLHGPYSGPVEIKLPHGVNRSKMRLIVFAQKGQNGQIFGAAQREV, encoded by the coding sequence ATGAATGTTCGAGCTTTTTCTCTCCTTGCCTTCGCCGGATTGACATTTGCCGTTTTTGCGCAAAGCACTCCGTCTTCATCGGACTCGAAGCCCGCCGTGGTTGCGGAGCTGTTTACCTCTGAAGGTTGCTCAAGTTGCCCGCCCGCGGACGCTCTGCTCGTGCAAATGGACGGCAAGACCTACGCAGGAGCGCCCATCATCGTCCTAAGCGAGCACGTGGATTACTGGAACCACGATGGATGGCGCGATCCCTTTTCTTCAGAACAGTGGACCCAACGCCAGAATGATTACAATCTGCGCTTCCGACTCGACAGCGTGTACACGCCGCAGATGGTGATCGATGGCTCGCAACAGGTGAACGGCAGCAATGGCGGTCAGATAGGGCATGCGATTGAAACTGCGGCCGCACAGCCGGGCAAACTGCAAATCACGATCGCCGACGCGTCCTGGAACAACGACGTGCTGCATGCCACTGTTTCCGTTTCAGACCCTTCGCCACAGGCGGCGAAAGGGACGACCCTTTACGCCGTACTGGCCGATGATCAGGACACATCGAACGTGGCGAAGGGGGAAAATTCCGGACGCACCCTGACGCACGTCTCCGTCGTGAGAGTGCTGCAGAAGGTCTCGTCACTGCATGGTCCATATTCCGGGCCTGTCGAGATCAAGCTGCCGCATGGCGTGAATCGCAGCAAGATGCGATTGATTGTCTTCGCCCAAAAGGGACAGAACGGACAGATCTTTGGCGCAGCGCAGCGAGAGGTCTGA
- the fabG gene encoding 3-oxoacyl-[acyl-carrier-protein] reductase, which translates to MASLEGRIVLVTGASQGIGRACAVALGRAGASVAVAARNESKLSEVVAEIATAGGNAKAFALDVANEESIKATAKAVVEHFGSVHILVNNAGITKDTLLLRMKRADWDDVMTTNLTGAFLLTQALISSMMKARWGRIINVSSIVGETGQAGQANYAASKAGLIGFTKSLARELASRNITANAVAPGYIETAMTAVLDEKQRTAMLTQIPLNRPGTDEDVAHAVRFLASDEAAYITGHVLDVNGGMYM; encoded by the coding sequence GTGGCGTCATTGGAAGGAAGAATTGTGCTCGTTACCGGAGCATCGCAGGGGATTGGGCGCGCTTGTGCTGTTGCCCTGGGTCGCGCCGGAGCCAGCGTCGCCGTTGCTGCGCGCAATGAATCGAAGCTAAGTGAAGTAGTGGCCGAGATTGCCACGGCGGGCGGCAACGCGAAGGCATTTGCGCTCGACGTCGCGAACGAAGAATCGATCAAGGCAACCGCAAAAGCTGTCGTCGAACACTTCGGCAGCGTGCATATTCTGGTCAACAACGCAGGCATTACTAAGGACACGCTGCTGCTGCGCATGAAGCGCGCCGACTGGGATGACGTGATGACAACCAACCTTACCGGCGCGTTTCTGCTGACGCAAGCACTGATCAGCTCGATGATGAAGGCGCGCTGGGGACGCATCATCAATGTTTCGAGCATCGTCGGCGAAACAGGACAGGCCGGGCAGGCGAACTATGCCGCCAGCAAGGCTGGACTGATTGGATTCACCAAGTCGCTGGCGCGCGAACTGGCTTCGCGCAACATTACCGCCAACGCTGTCGCTCCGGGATACATTGAGACGGCGATGACCGCTGTGCTCGACGAGAAACAGCGCACGGCAATGTTGACCCAGATCCCGCTGAACCGCCCAGGCACGGATGAAGACGTGGCACATGCGGTGCGCTTTTTGGCGTCAGATGAGGCGGCTTATATTACCGGGCATGTTCTGGACGTCAACGGCGGCATGTACATGTGA
- a CDS encoding YqjF family protein codes for MLATRIRHLPLEEASQTCGVTNVLELQRRAAPPLTQNPREMKEILSETSHRPWPLPRSTWAMTQRWNDLLFAHWPVPAADLTHLLPPGLVVDTFDGSAWVGVVPFWMDRIRLRGLPLIPGANHFPELNLRTYVRERHSNLAGVYFFSLDASNPAAVAVARTFFKLPYYWAHMKIETKDQREFHYQSTRLLTLDHIRFRARYRSLQQPSAKGGIESFLTERYCLYTTDKRGTLYRGNIHHMPWPLEMAEAEIEINELPRAHGIQLPDTKPLLHYARELVVYIWQLELLPALAKHAAAQAVPVAKPL; via the coding sequence ATGTTGGCCACCAGAATACGGCATTTGCCTCTGGAAGAGGCGTCCCAAACTTGCGGAGTTACGAACGTACTGGAACTGCAGCGCCGTGCGGCCCCTCCCCTGACCCAGAATCCTCGCGAAATGAAGGAGATTCTGTCTGAGACCAGTCATCGACCCTGGCCGCTGCCGCGCAGTACATGGGCGATGACCCAGCGCTGGAACGATCTTCTTTTTGCGCACTGGCCCGTGCCTGCGGCAGATCTGACACACCTGCTGCCGCCTGGGCTTGTTGTGGATACGTTCGACGGCTCAGCGTGGGTGGGGGTGGTTCCCTTCTGGATGGATCGCATCCGGCTGCGCGGCTTGCCGCTGATTCCGGGCGCAAATCATTTTCCCGAATTGAATTTGCGGACGTACGTGCGGGAGCGGCACTCGAACCTGGCGGGGGTATATTTCTTCTCGCTTGACGCGTCGAACCCGGCGGCAGTGGCTGTTGCACGCACCTTCTTCAAGCTGCCCTACTACTGGGCGCACATGAAGATTGAGACCAAGGACCAGCGCGAATTTCATTACCAGAGCACGCGGCTGTTGACGCTCGACCACATCCGCTTTCGCGCCAGATATCGCAGCTTGCAACAGCCAAGCGCGAAGGGCGGCATCGAGTCGTTCCTAACGGAGCGCTATTGCCTCTACACCACCGACAAGCGCGGCACGCTCTATCGCGGCAATATTCACCATATGCCGTGGCCGCTGGAGATGGCCGAGGCAGAGATCGAAATCAACGAGTTGCCACGGGCGCACGGCATTCAGCTGCCGGACACGAAGCCGCTGCTGCACTATGCGCGCGAGCTGGTGGTCTATATTTGGCAACTGGAATTGCTGCCGGCGCTGGCCAAGCACGCAGCGGCGCAGGCGGTTCCGGTAGCGAAGCCTCTATAG
- a CDS encoding FAD-dependent thymidylate synthase, with product MPEIVAEPVVVTPAEPQNQTEVFAVHGADPEVLAYAMAKYSRSALSMKESLKEISSQRAEQFLNTFYFQYGHRSIADLAHIAFAIERLSLLAAISLVDEQRWDGQERSTRYQNFKKSGWYMPDFGADRSAAQLYRTSVEGLFTAYHELAEGMFESLTKQVAKPSEMKQESYDRTLRARAFDVARYLLPLATNTSLGQIVNARTLETQVSRLLSSPHAEIRQLGERLRGAATGPAWNVHAEELGKLQQEVAALDPALGAKAEALLMREVKTAPTLVKYAAQNNYEIETKRELAQAVADLMKDEAIAPAPVVDLVERKESLEGEIAATLLYGASHYSYRQLRDAVSSLNEARINEVIALGTRHRGRHDELLREFSAGQNLRFDILMDIGGFRDMHRHRRCVQIIQRYTTAHGYDIPEGVSEAGLQPLYESAVQAAHDAHDKLGTDSADYILPLGTRMRALFKMDFAEAVYISELRSQPQGHFSYRRVAWKMYEAVKKQHPALAQHFRVTDVNEPVDMLKR from the coding sequence ATGCCAGAAATCGTCGCTGAACCCGTAGTCGTCACGCCTGCCGAGCCTCAAAACCAGACAGAAGTTTTCGCCGTTCATGGCGCCGACCCCGAGGTGCTGGCCTACGCCATGGCCAAGTATTCACGCTCCGCACTCTCCATGAAAGAGTCTCTCAAAGAGATCAGCAGCCAGCGCGCCGAACAATTCCTCAACACATTCTATTTCCAGTACGGTCACCGTTCTATCGCTGATTTGGCTCATATCGCCTTCGCCATCGAACGGCTGTCCCTGCTGGCCGCTATCTCCCTTGTCGACGAGCAGCGCTGGGATGGTCAGGAGCGGTCTACAAGGTACCAGAATTTCAAGAAAAGCGGATGGTACATGCCCGATTTTGGGGCAGATCGGAGTGCCGCACAACTCTATCGCACCTCGGTTGAAGGATTGTTTACCGCTTATCACGAACTCGCGGAGGGCATGTTCGAGTCGCTGACCAAACAGGTGGCCAAGCCCTCCGAAATGAAGCAGGAGAGCTATGATCGGACTTTGAGGGCACGCGCATTTGATGTAGCCCGCTACCTGCTGCCGCTCGCGACGAACACTTCGCTCGGCCAGATCGTCAACGCCCGCACCTTGGAGACACAGGTTTCGCGGCTGCTTTCTAGCCCCCATGCCGAAATCCGCCAGCTGGGAGAACGCCTGCGCGGTGCCGCCACCGGCCCGGCCTGGAACGTCCACGCCGAGGAACTTGGCAAATTGCAGCAGGAAGTCGCCGCGCTCGATCCAGCCCTTGGCGCCAAAGCCGAGGCTCTGCTCATGCGGGAAGTGAAAACCGCGCCCACCCTGGTGAAATACGCTGCGCAGAATAACTACGAAATCGAAACGAAGCGCGAACTGGCGCAGGCGGTTGCCGATCTTATGAAGGATGAGGCGATTGCGCCAGCTCCAGTGGTGGACCTGGTTGAGCGGAAAGAATCTCTCGAAGGCGAAATTGCCGCCACACTTCTCTACGGAGCCAGCCACTACTCCTACCGCCAACTGCGCGACGCAGTCTCGTCTCTCAACGAAGCCCGCATCAACGAGGTCATCGCCTTGGGTACGCGCCATCGCGGCAGGCACGACGAGTTGCTGCGCGAGTTCTCCGCCGGACAAAACCTCCGCTTCGACATCCTGATGGACATCGGCGGCTTCCGCGATATGCACCGCCACCGTCGCTGCGTGCAGATTATTCAGCGCTACACTACCGCCCACGGATACGACATTCCCGAGGGCGTGTCTGAGGCTGGGTTACAGCCACTTTACGAATCTGCAGTCCAAGCCGCGCACGATGCTCATGACAAACTCGGAACGGATTCTGCCGACTACATCCTGCCGCTGGGCACCCGCATGCGCGCCCTCTTCAAGATGGACTTTGCTGAAGCCGTCTACATCTCCGAACTGCGCTCCCAGCCGCAGGGACACTTCTCCTACCGCCGTGTCGCCTGGAAGATGTATGAAGCGGTTAAAAAACAGCATCCGGCGCTGGCACAGCATTTCCGCGTCACGGACGTAAACGAACCGGTAGACATGCTGAAGAGGTAG
- a CDS encoding nuclear transport factor 2 family protein codes for MSALPEQFFRDIYAAFNRREIDTVLAAVHSDVDWPNGWEGGRVHGIEAVRDYWTRQFKAVSSNVEPQSFRTEEDGQIVVTVHQVVHDVSGNLLTDTMVEHVYTIEDGLIRKMDIRP; via the coding sequence ATGTCGGCACTGCCTGAACAGTTTTTTCGCGATATCTACGCCGCCTTCAACCGCCGCGAGATCGACACCGTGCTCGCCGCCGTGCATTCGGATGTCGACTGGCCGAACGGCTGGGAGGGCGGACGCGTGCATGGAATAGAAGCCGTCCGCGACTACTGGACGCGCCAGTTCAAGGCCGTCAGCTCGAACGTAGAACCGCAAAGCTTCAGGACCGAGGAGGACGGCCAGATCGTCGTTACCGTCCATCAGGTGGTGCATGATGTATCAGGAAATCTGCTTACGGACACGATGGTCGAGCATGTTTACACCATCGAGGATGGATTGATCCGAAAGATGGACATCCGCCCTTGA
- the recA gene encoding recombinase RecA produces MADDRTRAVELALSQIEKQFGKGSIMRLGSKEAVVPISTISTGSISFDAALGVGGVPRGRVIEIFGPESSGKTTITLQIIAEAQKQGGMAAFVDAEHALDPGYAKKLGVDVDNLLVSQPDYGEQALEITEALVRSGAIDVLVVDSVAALVPKAELDGEMGDSHMGLQARLMSQALRKLTGTVSKSRTCLIFINQIREKIGVMFGNPETTTGGRALKFYSSVRIDIRRISAVKEGDVVVGARTKVKIVKNKVAAPFREAEFDILYGEGISREGDVLDLAVNNNIVEKSGAWYSYSGERIGQGRENVRTFLKDNKETFEKINTELRQKLKIGAPAPTEIPPVPVNGAAVAQEAVRPARRQ; encoded by the coding sequence GTGGCTGATGACCGTACCCGCGCCGTAGAACTGGCGCTTTCGCAGATCGAGAAGCAATTCGGCAAAGGCTCCATCATGCGTCTCGGCAGCAAAGAGGCTGTCGTGCCGATCTCGACCATTTCCACCGGCTCGATCTCGTTTGACGCCGCGCTCGGCGTAGGCGGCGTGCCCCGCGGCCGCGTCATTGAAATCTTTGGCCCGGAATCTTCGGGCAAAACCACCATCACGCTCCAGATCATCGCTGAAGCCCAGAAGCAGGGCGGCATGGCAGCCTTCGTCGACGCCGAGCACGCGCTCGACCCCGGTTACGCCAAGAAACTAGGCGTCGATGTCGACAACCTGCTCGTTTCGCAGCCAGATTACGGCGAACAGGCTCTCGAAATCACTGAAGCTCTCGTCCGCTCCGGAGCGATCGACGTGCTGGTCGTCGACTCGGTCGCCGCGCTCGTCCCCAAAGCCGAACTCGACGGCGAAATGGGCGACTCGCATATGGGCCTGCAGGCACGATTGATGTCGCAGGCGCTGCGCAAGCTTACCGGAACCGTCTCGAAATCGCGCACCTGCCTCATTTTTATCAATCAAATTCGCGAAAAGATCGGCGTCATGTTCGGCAACCCGGAGACGACGACCGGAGGCCGCGCGCTCAAGTTCTATTCTTCGGTCCGCATCGATATTCGCCGCATCTCGGCTGTGAAAGAAGGCGATGTCGTCGTCGGTGCACGGACCAAGGTCAAAATCGTCAAGAACAAGGTCGCCGCGCCTTTCCGCGAAGCCGAATTCGACATCCTCTACGGCGAAGGCATTTCGCGCGAAGGCGATGTGCTCGACCTCGCCGTCAACAACAACATCGTCGAGAAGTCCGGCGCCTGGTACAGCTATAGTGGCGAGCGCATCGGCCAGGGCCGCGAGAATGTCCGCACATTCCTCAAAGACAACAAGGAAACCTTCGAAAAGATCAACACCGAACTCCGCCAGAAGCTGAAGATCGGTGCTCCGGCACCAACAGAAATCCCACCTGTGCCAGTCAACGGTGCAGCCGTCGCGCAGGAAGCGGTGCGACCAGCAAGACGTCAGTAG
- the coaD gene encoding pantetheine-phosphate adenylyltransferase — protein MNTVKAIYPGSFDPVTNGHLDLIARGSKIFDHLVVAILRNSSKNPLFTVEERVEMLTEALAGFANVSVATFDGLLVDFVREQHAQAVMRGIRAISDYEYELQMALMNRRLAPELETIFLMPDGKYSFVSSRLVKEVFTLGGSIEGLVPQFVIDRLKARVPANGH, from the coding sequence GTGAATACAGTAAAAGCCATCTATCCCGGCAGCTTCGATCCAGTAACCAACGGACATCTGGACCTCATCGCCAGAGGGTCGAAGATCTTCGATCACCTCGTTGTCGCCATCCTCAGGAATTCATCGAAGAACCCGCTCTTCACGGTTGAAGAGCGGGTAGAGATGCTCACAGAAGCACTTGCCGGGTTCGCCAACGTCTCAGTAGCCACCTTCGACGGCCTGCTCGTTGACTTCGTCCGAGAACAGCATGCGCAGGCCGTGATGCGCGGCATCCGCGCCATCAGCGACTACGAGTACGAGCTGCAGATGGCCCTGATGAACCGCCGTCTCGCGCCCGAACTCGAAACCATCTTCCTCATGCCGGACGGAAAATATTCGTTTGTCAGCTCGCGCCTGGTCAAAGAGGTCTTCACTCTGGGCGGCTCGATCGAAGGACTTGTGCCGCAATTTGTTATCGATCGTCTAAAGGCGCGTGTCCCAGCCAACGGCCACTAA
- a CDS encoding cation:proton antiporter has product MTLLLIQMSIVLGVTVICGWLARKLGQSRVIGEIIGGILLGPSVLGRISPHASAALFPESSLHSLETLSTVGLILFLFLVGMELDPEQLSGQRRTAVIASAASIFVPFFVGAVLAHPLRVRFAPHGIGSIPFVIFLGIAMSITAFPVLARILEERGLQNSPLGVTAILCAAVNDLVGWLLLALAMTLIGADGGSASLPIRLAGLGGYLLLMLGIVRPLAARAVHLRKKPALTLELLGAVIAGLLASAAATQWIGVHPLFGAFLAGVCFPRVPHWQHAIRARLDMITSVLLLPLFFALTGLRTRLDLLNDAAMWWWAGIVLVGAVFGKMGGAALAARWTGQSWRNAAALGALLNTRGLVELIVLNIAYNVGAFSPTLFTMMVVMALVTTMSTTPILNLLGIENGDVQAERARNLEATAA; this is encoded by the coding sequence ATGACCCTCCTCCTCATACAGATGTCCATCGTTCTCGGCGTCACCGTCATTTGCGGATGGCTGGCGCGCAAACTTGGGCAGTCCCGCGTGATTGGCGAAATTATTGGCGGGATCTTGCTGGGACCTTCTGTGTTGGGAAGGATTTCGCCGCATGCCTCCGCTGCACTCTTTCCTGAATCTTCGCTGCATTCACTGGAAACCCTTTCCACTGTCGGCCTGATTCTGTTTCTGTTTCTGGTCGGGATGGAGCTTGACCCAGAACAACTCTCCGGTCAGCGAAGAACCGCGGTCATCGCCAGCGCGGCCAGCATTTTTGTTCCCTTTTTTGTGGGCGCGGTGCTTGCGCATCCGTTGCGCGTTCGTTTTGCTCCACACGGAATCGGCAGCATACCGTTTGTCATTTTTCTTGGCATTGCGATGAGCATTACCGCGTTCCCAGTGCTTGCGCGCATTCTGGAAGAGCGGGGTCTGCAAAATTCGCCTTTGGGTGTGACCGCGATTCTGTGCGCTGCTGTCAATGACCTGGTCGGCTGGCTGCTCCTGGCTCTGGCGATGACCTTGATCGGCGCCGATGGCGGCTCGGCTTCCCTGCCGATCCGGCTCGCCGGCCTGGGCGGATATCTGTTGCTGATGCTCGGCATAGTGCGGCCGCTGGCTGCGCGGGCTGTGCATCTTCGCAAAAAGCCGGCGCTTACGCTGGAACTGCTGGGCGCGGTGATCGCCGGACTTCTGGCCTCAGCTGCGGCTACGCAATGGATCGGCGTCCATCCGCTCTTTGGCGCCTTTCTTGCAGGCGTCTGCTTCCCGCGCGTTCCGCACTGGCAGCATGCGATACGCGCGCGGCTCGATATGATCACCTCTGTCCTGCTGCTGCCGTTGTTTTTTGCTTTGACCGGGCTACGCACGCGGCTCGACCTGCTGAACGACGCTGCAATGTGGTGGTGGGCTGGGATTGTGCTCGTCGGCGCGGTCTTTGGCAAGATGGGCGGAGCGGCACTGGCGGCGCGCTGGACCGGGCAGTCGTGGCGCAATGCGGCGGCGCTGGGCGCTCTGCTGAATACGCGCGGGCTGGTGGAGTTGATCGTTCTGAATATCGCCTACAACGTTGGCGCGTTTTCGCCCACGCTCTTCACCATGATGGTGGTGATGGCGCTGGTGACGACCATGAGCACCACTCCGATACTGAACCTGCTCGGGATCGAGAACGGAGATGTGCAGGCAGAGCGCGCGAGGAATCTCGAAGCGACGGCTGCTTAG